The sequence below is a genomic window from Fulvitalea axinellae.
CATCCGCCACCGATTCCTTTCGCTACTTTTATATCCGTCAGGCTGCCGTCACGCTCTACTATAAACTGGATATACACCTTGCCCTCAACATGCTGACGGCGAGCCTGAGACGGATACTTAAGTTTATTACTCACATATTTGTAGAACTTATTAATTCCCCCCGGGAATTCGGGATAGCTCTCTACGACTATATGCACAAGATTCTCTGAAGGTTCCACTGGTTCTTCAATCCAATCTGGCTCTTCGATCGATTCTTCAGGATCTTCAATTGTCGGATCAATTTCAATAGGTACCTCTATAATCTCTTGCTCATCCGGAACCACCTCTATCTTCGGGAACTTGATCGGCGCCGGAGGTTTTTTCTCTTGGAAAGTATTGTCGATGATCTCTATTTGCTCGGGAATGCTTGGCTGAAAAACTGGATCCACAATCTCTCGATCGCCATAATCCTTCCAGTTAAACGCTGTTATACACATAGTTATACTCAGACACAATCCCAAGCCGAGAAACACAGGGCGTTTCTCGTGAATATCATATTTAGGGTTCTTTTTCGCTTCCATATACTATTTTCTTAGTTCGATAAGCCTTAAAAAAATCCTTTCAGGAAATTCTTATTTGTCATGTGCCATACTCTTATAATTAAGGACAATAGAAAGCACAATCCTACACTTGACTTTTTGTCTTCCTATTTCCCCCGGAATCCAATCTCCGCCAGCCAAAGCCGCTCTCACTATTTCGTCCGCAAGCTTCTTGTCTTCCGTACTGACTACCTTTAGCTGGTCTGGCTTACCGTCCGCTCTTATATCCATAAACAAAAGCACCTTGTCAGGAATCTTTCGCCCTTCCGGTATGTTGACTGTCGTAGCCATGTGACGGTAAAACGCTTTCAATCCACCCGGGTATTTCGCCAAGGTCTCTTCGGAGTACTCACTTGCTTCTTCATCTTTCTCAATGCTGACCTGATAGACTCTTCTGTCATGCCTTTGGATCAATTCCAAGGAACAGGCCACCAGTGCCGTTACCAGTCCGGCTATCCATAGCCCTTTCCGTTTTTCCAAACCGGCTAGCTTAGTTTGAAAACGATCGGAATAACTCTTCTAACCCTAACTGGACGGCCACGCTGTTTACCCGGATTCCAACGCGGAGAGGATTTCAAAACCCGAATAGCTTCTTCGTCACAGCCTCCGCCAATAGGTTTCATTACTTTAATATTGGTCAGACTCCCGTCACGCTCCACCACAAACTGGATATAAACTTTTCCCTCCGTACCCATACGCCTGGCTTGCGACGGATATTTCAGATTCTTCTTCACGAATTTGTAGAACTTGCCTATTCCGCCCGGAAAATCCGCCTGATGCTCAACTATATCAAATGGAGCTTCTTCGGCTTCCTCATCGCCCTCATCCACAAATTCAACTTCCTCAACCACGTCATCTTCCTCAAAATCAACTTCGAAGTCAACTTCTATTTCCGGAAGCTCCTCTTCTTCGGACACTATCTCTATTTTGGGTTGCTGGATAGGCTGTGGTGGCTTCTGTTTCTTTTCTATAACCGTATTCTCAATTATTTCGTCATCCTCCATACTTGCCTCTAGCGTTACGGTCGGCAAATCCTTCTCACCGTAATCTTTCCAGTTAAATGCCGTGATGCAGAACATAAGGCTTAGGCATAAACCAAGACTCAAAAAAAATGGGCGTTGGCCGTTTACGTCATATTGCGGGTTCTTCTTAGTTTCCATAACAACTATTTTATTAGTTTATAAATCTTTAAAAAAATCCCCTCAGGGGACGAACCCGGAAACGTTGCCGTCTCCGGCCAATCATCAACTCAATTTAAAAACGACCGGAACAACCATTCTTGTCCTAACTTTCTTTCCGTTTATAGTTCCGGGAATCCAACCTCCCCCCACTTCCTTAACAGCGACAATTGTCGCTTTTGTGAATTCTTCGCCTATCGATTTCACTACTTGCAAATCAGAAATACTACCGTCCTTTTCCACCACAAACGAAATGTAAACCCTTCCTTCGATGCCGTTTCGCCTACCATCGTCAGGATATTCAAGTTTTTCGCTTAACACTTTGTAAAAGCCTTTCAGCCCGCCGTCCTCAAATACTGGCTGATGTTGCACCATTGAAAAAACGCTGTCAGGTTGTGCGATAAACTTCTCCTCCGGCGTCTCCTTCTGATTAATCTCAACATCCACCGCAGGATCGGCTTTCGCATCCACAGACATCTGCTCATTCTCTTCTGTACAAGCGAAAAAAGGCACAAACAATAGTATCGGTAACAAAAATCTCAGGCTTTTCATACTCTCCTTTTTTAAGTTTTCATGTTATTAATTCCGCCTCTTTCTCCGCTCTCACAACCTTTACAATTAGTTTCTTCACTATAAATATAGTTTTAATAACGGATAAAGCAAATGGTGTGTTTCAAAAATCATAAATAAAAACTAAACCCGTAGTGGAAAGAATGCTTAGAATGTATTTATTTAACATTAAAGTTTTTTATTAAACTTTAAGTTAATTAAAAGACTAATTCATTCATTTTTTTCATCGAAGGAAAAAAGCGCCATACTTTCGTGTATCGATTACGAAAACAACACAGAACACAAATAATAGAGAGGACATGGCAACACCGAAAAAAGTAGTTTTGGCTTTCAGTGGCGGATTAGACACTTCTTTCTGCGTCAAGCATCTTCAGGAAAAAGGTTACGAAGTGCTTTCCGCTATCGTAAATACGGGCGGATTTGACGAGGCCGAGCTTAAAACCATTGAGGAAAAAGCCTACAAACTGGGCGTCAACCACCACGTTGCGCTTGATGAAACCCAGAACTTCTACGACAACTGCGTCAAATACCTGATTTTCGGTAATGTCCTCAAAAACAACACTTATCCTCTTTCGGTAAGCGCCGAGAGGGTTTTCCAGGCCAAAGCCATCGTAGACTACGCCAACTCGGTACAGGCCGACGCCATTGCGCACGGAAGTACTGGCGCCGGCAACGACCAGGTGCGTTTCGATTTGGTATTCCAGATTATGGCGCCAAACACGGAAATCATCACGCCTATCCGAGATATGCAGCTCTCGCGCCAAGCCGAGATCGACTACCTTAAGGAAAAAGGCGTGGAGCAGGATTGGTCAAAAGCCCAATACTCTATTAATAAAGGCCTCTGGGGAACCAGCGTGGGCGGTGCCGAGACTTTGACCTCTCACCTTACGCTTCCGGAAGACGCCTATCCTTCGCCATTGAAAAAGGAAACGCCTGAATCTATCACCATCGAATTTGAAAACGGTGAGCCTGTAGGCCTTAACGGAGAGAAATTCGCCTCTTCGGTGGACGTTATCCAACAGCTTGAAAAAATCGCCTCGGAATTCGCCGTAGGCCGCGACGTTCACGTGGGCGACACTATTATCGGTATCAAAGGCCGTGTAGGTTTCGAAGCTGCCGCGCCGCTGATTCTTGTGAAAGCCCATCATTTGCTTGAGAAGCACACGCTCTCGAAATGGCAACAACACCATAAACAAACCCTTTCCGACTGGTACGGAATGGCCCTTCACGAAGGCCAGTTCTTCGAGCCGCTTATGCGCGATATCGAAAACTTCCTGACCAGCACGCAAGCCACCGTAACGGGTACCGTGGAAGTGAAACTCCTGCCTTACCGCTTCGAAGTTGTGGGTATCAAATCTGAATTTGACCTCATGAACTCGGAATTCGGCGACTACGGCGAGATGAACAACGCCTGGAGCGGAGAAGACGTGAAAGGCTTTACGAAGATTTTGGCCAATCCGATGAAAATCTGGATGGCTACACAGAAAAAGGCGAATCCCACCGTCACGGAAGCCTGATTCCTACCGCGCCCTGTCTCCTACCGAATGCTCTTGGAAAATGGAGCGGGGCGCTTTTCTCAACTCTTTCTGTCATGGAAACCACTAGCCCAGATATCGTAGCCCTTCGGGACAAGGCTGTCGGCCTTTTGGAAAAATTGCTTGCCACGCCTTCCCTTTCAAGATCGGAAGACAAAACGGCGCCGATACTAAAGGAATTCCTGGAATCCGAAGGCTTCGAATACAAAACCAAAGGCAATAACGTGTGGGCCGAGAGCGAAAACCACCTTCCCGGCGCCCCGGTAATCCTTCTCAATTCGCATCACGATACGGTAAAACCGGCTACTGACTGGACCAAGGAGCCATTCGCCGCCACTTACGAAGGCGAAAAGCTTTACGGACTCGGCTCCAACGACGCAGGCGCTTCGTTGGTCAGCTTGGCTACAGTATTCGCCACTTTGGCAAAAAGCGAAACCACTTTACCCTATAAACTTATATTCGCCAGTACGGCCGAGGAAGAAATCTCCGGACCGAACGGCGTAGCCTCGGTCCTGCCGGAACTCCCGACTCCCGATTTGGGAATAGTCGGAGAGCCTACCAAATGCCAGATGGCGGTAGCCGAAAAAGGCCTGATAGTCATTGACGCGACAGCCGAAGGCGTAGCCGGACACGCGGCGCGCGAAGAGGGCATAAACGCCATTTACAAGGCCATGACGGACATCGAATGGCTGGCGACATACACTTTCCCGAAAATGTCCGAAACCCTCGGACCGGTTAAGGTAAGCGTTACTCAGATAGAAGCCGGATCACAGCATAACGTCGTGCCTGACCGTTGCTCCTTCGTGATTGACGTACGCACCACGGACCGCTACACCAACGAGGAAATCGTAGAGATTATAGACCAAAACACAAGATCCGTCATTAAGCCGAGATCTTGCAGGCTCAACTCGTCAGGCCTACCGGCAGACCACCCCGCCGTCCTAAAAGCGGAGGCAATGGGATTGGAAAGATTCGGGTCGCCGACGCTTTCTGACCAAGCGCTAATGTCGTTCCCGACAGTAAAAATCGGGCCCGGCGACTCGGCCCGGTCACACACCGCCGACGAGTATATTTTAGTCAGCGAAATAGAGCAAGGAATCAGGACATACCTTGAACTGCTCGACGGATTAAAATTGTGAGGAATTAAGTATTAGGAAAGTTTTTGGTCTTAGGTATTATGTATTAGGTACATATCCGTAGAATTTATCTTACTCCTAAGACTCTGCAAAGGAATTTTTATTTATAAAAAATCAACTACCTAATACTTAACACCAAATACCTAAGACCAAGTAAAAAAACACCCGACCCCAATGAAACTCTGGAGCAAAGGATTTGATATAGATAAGCGGATTGAGACTTTCACCGTAGGCAACGACCGCAAACTTGACCACAAAATAGCCTGGTTTGACGTAGCCGGATCTCTGGCGCATATTACAATGCTGGAAAGCGTAGGCCTTCTTCCCGCCGAAGACCTCAAAGCGTTGAAAAGCGAAATGGGCAAGATCCTTTCGGAAATCGAAAGCGGCGAGTTCAAAATCGGCGAAAGCTTCGAAGACGTGCATTCTTACGTGGAATACGTTCTGACCGAACGCGTTGGAGAAGCCGGTAAGAAAATCCACTCGGGCCGTTCGCGTAACGACCAGGTTTTGGTTGATATTCACCTCTATCTGCGCCACGAGATTCAGGAAATCATGGAATCGGCCTCGGCGCTGATCGACAAGCTCTCTTCGCTTAGCGAGAAGTTCAAAAACCATCTCCTGCCGGGTTATACGCACCTTCAGGTCGCTATGCCTTCATCGTTTGGCCTTTGGTTTGGCGCCTACGCCGAAAGCCTTGTCGACGATCTGTATCTGTTCGAAGCCGCTTACAAAGTAGCCGACCAGAATCCTTTGGGATCCGCCGCAGGTTACGGCTCCTCATTCCCGCTCAACCGTACCATGACCACCGAATTGCTCGGTTTTTCGGATATGAAATATAACGTTGTGGCCGCTCAGATGAGCCGTGGAAAGTCCGAAAGAGCGCTATCGATGGCGATGGCCACAATGGGCCAAACGCTCTCGAAAATGGCCATGGATGTGTGCTTGTATATGAGCCAAAACTTCGGTTTTATCAGCTTCCCCGACGAGTTGACTACCGGGTCCAGCATTATGCCTCACAAAAAGAATCCGGATGTTTTCGAACTGATTCGTGGCAAGTGCAACCAGCTTCAGGCGCTTCCTGTCGAGTTGGGTTATATTATCTCCAACCTTCCATCAGGCTACCACCGTGATTTGCAGTTGCTCAAAGAGACGCTTTTCCCCGGTATCGACCGCCTAAAAGATTGCCTCGATATCCTGACGTTTATGATCGACAAAGCGGTTATTACCGAAAACATTCTCGAAGACGAGAAATACAAATACGTATTCAGCGTGGAAGAGCTTAACAAGGTGGTTCTTGGAGGAATGCCTTTCCGCGAAGCGTATAAAAAAATCGGAAAAGACATTGCCGAAGGAAATTTCAAACCCGCTACCGAGGTTCGCCACACACACGAGGGTAGCGTAGGTAACCTTTGCACTGAGAATATCCTGAAAAAGAAAAGCAAGATCCTCGAAGAAATGGATTTCGCGAAAGCGGATAAAGCTTTAAAGACTTTAACTCAAATCTAAGAATTGAGCCTTAACCAAGTTCAATTAATCCTCCTCTCTATTATTATAAAGGCACCTGATAAGGGTGTCTTTTGTTTTTCGGTATTCTTCGGCCTGTATTCACTTTTGTGACCAATGTATATTTAGAGTCTTTAGGTACGATCACTACAAAGATGTGTTTTAGGGTTCATTCACAATCTTGTCTATAAAATTAGACACTCCTTTCATACAAGGAAAAACAATAATGAAAAAAAGGATAAAAGTGTATGTATTGATGTAGTTAAATGCATCTAATATTATATTTAAAAACATGCAAAATATAATATATGAAAACATAATCAGTAAACTCATAATAAATTTAAACCACCCCATAATTCTTTGTTGTAATGTGAATTAATAGCTAGCCTCTCGTTTTCTTTGCATTTGGGAGAGTATTCAGTAAACTGTGCCACCGCTATTTAGCATTTTGATTTTATTGAATCTTATCTTTTCCTTTGAACAAGAACAAACATGCGGTATCTCACAACCCAGTTTTTCATTCTGAAAAATCTTCTCCTTCACACTAGGTCGTGAAGGAATATGCGGTAGGTGTATGTTCCCAGATATGTATCCGAAAACAACAAATAGCAAAAAAAGCTGCGCAAGGAAATAGATTTATCTTATACTTATCAACTCTTGTATTGTTTTTTGCTTCAGGTAATTGTTAAACGAAAGTGCAACCCATGTACTTTTAACCAACTGTCCATTCCTGTAATTTTCAAGTAATGGAGGTTGACATGCCCTACTTTTTAGTATTATGGAGTCTCCAAACTTGTAATCGCTTGAAACTTGACATTGAACAATCGCAGATTTTCCCTTTAGAATAGCAGAAACATATTCTATAGAGTCTCTTTCATCATAATCTTGGTAGTTTGATTCTTTCACATCAATAATAAGCCATGCTTTATTACCAATTGGAATACCATTCTTGCCTATGACAATACCAGTAAGACTCAGCTTAAAATTGCATATATACTTATCATAGTAACTTTTTTCATACTGATGACTATAAAAACCATATGTAGCCATTATAGCCATAAAAAGAAATACGTATCCTACCTTAAAACACCTTTTCAATTGTGTGAATTCTATACTTTTCTATATTCTTAAACAATCAAATTCTCTCCGAAACGTAAAAAATCAAATCTCTTTGTAAACATTCAACTTCTTAACCGCAACGTTTTTACCATCCACTTTTACCATTAAGAGATACATTCCGGACGGCAATTCGCTAATGTCTATTACTTCCCCGTCCCGTACGGTAACACTCATTTCCTCTTTACCGGCGATATTATAGAAGACTACATCTACCTCGCCGTATTCCTTAAGGGAAAATACAAGTTCGTCCTTAGCCGGATTCGGCTCAAAACTAAGGAAAGAGGCCAAATCGTCAGGATTTGCGTGCACCGTATGCAATACGCCCGGAACGTAATTGATCACGTAATAAGCCGAAGTAAGTCCAGAAGCGAATACTTCTCCTCTTTTGACTTTGAATTCCAGTTTTCCTTCCAAAACTTCGGGGCCGTCACCATTTACAAAGCCTTCGTAATCGACTTTAAAATCCGGTAGCGGATCGTCTTTCATCCGTACGGTATCCCTCACCGTAACGGTAAGAGGAACTACGTTCACTTTCAGGCGCCCGTCCGCATACGATATGTCATAATCTTCTGACTGAAGCCCGGACGGCCTGATAAATTCTCTGGCCAGAACCCTAAAATGCAGATGTCCGTCCAGATCTTCTGGACCGTCGTCATTGACAAAGCCATCGTAACGAACACGGAAGGAAGGGTTTGTGTGCCCGTAATTCTTTACCGCATCCTTTGCGCTCACTTTCAATGGTGCTTTGTCTACATTTAGCGTTATAAGTTTTGAACAGCCTTGACGTCTCTTATCGCCTTTTTGCAACAGTTGCAGAACAATGTCACCTGCTCCGTACGCCTTCATCTTTCCGCCGGATATTTCCCCTTTGCCCCTCAACACTCTGAAACGAACGGGAAGTTTTGCGTCAGAGGTGGCTTTAAGAGAAAGTTCTTCGCCATACTGGAACTCACGTTTGGAACGGAAACGAAGTTGTTGCTTACGCCTGCGGGAAGGCCTGAACGTTCCTACCACAACGGGGTGAACCGTTACATCTTCGAGCGAATCCAAACTAACCCTTGACGATGTGGCGTACATAAAGTCTTTGGTCAAATCGCCTTTGGCCAAGAGGTGATATGTTCCCGAAAGGTTTTGGGTCAGAACCTTATCTTCTTTTCGTTTCTCCAATGATTCGTAAAGCGATTTTCCCGGAATCATCGTTTCTTGGAAATTGCCCATCACCACTCTCGGGTTATACGGATAATACCTTTCCAAGGTATCAAGCATCATCCTAAAGTCCGTCAGACGGTTCTTATCATCATTCTCTCCGGTAACGGCCTGCACGTTCACAAAGCTTGCCGAGTATTGGGACTCGCCAATATTCACGTCAGCGGATAGGATAAAAGGTAATTGTCCGTACTCCCACAGCTTCTTCCCTTTTTGGCCCGGATAAGATTCCAGCTCTCGATTTTCATCAAAAACTTCGGAAAACAGCGCCTTGAACTTCGGGTTTTTGATTGTTCCGTTTCTATAGATAAAGCCCGAACGCCTGTTTTTAAACGTTGTCGATTCGATCCAATAAAGCGAATACTTGTCGGATAGCTTTCCCCCGTATTTTTTCTTGCCACCGACCTTGTTCATTTTTTCGACCAAATAATCGAAAGCCTCTTGTCCAGGAACGTGTTGCAACGCTATTACATCAGCCTCAAGTTTATCCAGATATGAGGCGATACGGTCAAGAGCGCGACGTTTTTTCGGTTCCGCCATTTCGGTTAGCACATCTCCGAATTGCCATGTTACCGTTTCAAGGTGCGTATCATTCCATTTTAACGGGTTCGGTTCGCTTTCCAAAGCCACGTAAACAGAACCAGCCCTGTCCGTTGTATGCCTAATCGATCCCATTACCGGATCGTAATAATCTTTCTCAGGAGCAAATCTCACTCTGATTTTTCCAGAGGTTGCCTCTGAGACATGAACCAGCAATGCCTTGTTCCAAGAACGGCCGTCTTCAGACACTTCAAAGGGACCGTTTGCTTCTAGTTCCACAAAACCGGTATCATTGGTCTTGAAGCGGTAAGATATCGGACGGCCTTTCGCTCCACGCTCTACAAAAGCCAATTTGGTGATTTGCCGCGGCACAGTATTTTTCTTTCCTCCAAAGTTCGGCTTGTTGGTTCCCTTAAGTAATACTTCCTCTATAATGAAATCCTCAGGTGAATTGCCGGACCCGACAAAAGCCAGACGAGCTTTTCCCCTATACGCTGACAAATCCAAACTGACTTTGAGCATCCCGCTATCGGCCGGGACCACTTGGTCGGTCTTTAGTTTAGTCCAGACTTTACCAGACAACGAGGTTATCCCGTCATTCGAAAACCAGACTTCCTGATTGTTCGGATCGAAAGTATCGCCAGTCAAAAAAGTAAGCATTTCGTATTCGTAAGCGTCCAGATCGACTTCCGGCGAAATCAGCCAATCCCTTTCGGATTTATTAGCGCCTTTCATCACCATCCCAAATCCGTTCTTTCGCTCGCTTATACCCCAATGCCCTTGCCCCGATTCATTATACGATTCCCAACCTTTAGGGAAAATACCTTCGGAAAAATCCTCTTTCAGCATGACTTCACGAGCGTCTAGCGCCACGGCAGACAACGGCACAGATTCGGATTCGCTCTCGGTGCGGTGCTCAATCCGAGCTTCTATTCGGCCTGCGACAGGAATCTTGGGAGTAAACCGTACATAAATCCGAGTGCCGGCAACACGTCCGTCAACCGGACGAAGGGAAACTTTTGAAAAGAATCTGCCTTTGGCGGAAAGTCCCAACTGAAAATGTTCTGGCGCTACTACCTCAAGAGGCTTATTAAGCCCCCTCGCACTCACGACATAAAATTGGGCGTCGGAAACTTCACCCGCTCGAACCGCACCAAACGGCTGAATTCGGTTTTTGATGCTGATATGACGAAGGCTAACGCTATCGTCGTCAATTACCGTTATTTCTCTGGAAGCCTGGACTCCTCTTCTTAAATTATCTGAATGGGCAAAAATCCGAAACGTACATCGCTTGTTGCCTTCCTTTTTGTCGTCGTCTTTAATTTTCAGCACAAATCGACGATCACTTTCCCCGCGTTGCATATATACAAGCTTGGGGAATTGATGCGCACCGAAGTCATCTTCCGTTAGTCCGTCATAAGTCAGGGAAACCCAAGACGTCTCCGAAACGGGAACAGAAGTCTTTACGGCAAGAAAAAAAGAAGGCTCTTGTTTTTCCTTAAGTTGCGTCGGCGATACTTCAAGCCAAACCTCCGGTAACTCTCGCTTGCGCTCTTTAATGTGTACAGCGTCTATTCCAACTGGGTTCTGGTCCTTGTCAAACATGATTTTGACAAAGCGACTTTCTTTTCTCAAAGGCAGTTCGCCTGAGCCTCTCCACTTCTTATCACCAGACACTACCCGGCGTACCGTCCGCCAGTTTTTTCCGTCTTTCGACTCGTAGACCAACAACTGGTTTCGACGCCATTTGCCGTAACTTCTATATTTAAAACTTATTGACGCCGCCGAACCTTCAAAACTGTAGGATAAGAAATCGTCCTGATTTTTGAACAGCATAAACCGGCGCCCCACTTGGTCCGCACTTCCACGGCGAGTCTGCAACGGACTTGATGTCCATCCGTCCAACATTCCATCCTCAAAAGCGGAAAAGTATGCGGGTAGGTGCGTCTGCGCAAACGACATATTGGAAATCGCAAAAAACGCGACAAACAGAAGCGATATGTGTAATAAAGCCCTCCTCACTAGAGCTCAGAATATAATGTCACAACCATAAAATCAAACTCATAATATCGATAGAAAACCAAAGCGTCCTAAAAGACAATATACGCCTTTAAAGACTAGCTCCCAAGCCATTTTTCGCCTCGTTCCCGATGTTTATCAGGTAAGCTTTAAAGGAAATAATGAAGCATTTCTAAACGATTGCGAGGGCATTTTGACAACTCTTCAAATTTAATCATTAAAATTTTAAAGAATTAATATATTTACTATTCTACCTATCTAATTTGAAAAAATAAGATGCCTGGTATTCAAATTTTGATCCTTGTGATAAATTCGATCAAAAAGTATATCCCAAATTCAGAAAAACTCTGAACTTATTCTGGGTAGTTCCCATAAAAGTAATTTTGAGAGGCCCGCCAATAGTATGGGCTCCGACAGTTAGTCCATATCCCAACAATACTCCCGCAGTCTCTTTACCAAGATCGTCTTGATTAAATAAGTCTTCGATTTCCAACCCATAAGTTAGTCCAGACAGCTCGGGTATAAGGTAAACGTTCCGGAACAGTTCGTATTGAAGGCCCAAATTTGCCATCGCGAATTGTTGAGTCTGGATCGCTTTGGGAAGAACTCCAATAAACGGAATCTGATTTATTCGATAATCATTGAACCCGCCTAGCAAGAATGTGCTATTCAGCCCGTGGTCATTATCAAAAAAACTTAGTCCGCCTCCGAAACCGAAAATGAAAGTCGTCTTCTGGTAAGTTAGGGGAATATATGCCTTATAGAATGCGTCGAGTCTGATTTGGTCGCCAGCGACAAGATCGTTAGACACCTTCTGCCTCACCTCTTCATTATCGGTATTCACCTTTAGATCTTGATTGAGAATTCTGTAAAAGGATCCCGTCACCTTTCCATATTTTCCGACTCTGGGGAAATTCTGCCTATCGAGACTGTTTTGCTCCATAAACACTTCCACTTTCAAATCATCAATCTTATCTCGTAGCTTGAACTCCATATCCGGGGCCAAAAGATTAGCGATATTACCTCGTGTGGAAAAATACTCATAAGTGATGGTACTCCCGAACCCGAAATTCAACTCACTCATATACGCGGCTCTGAAACCTACGCCTATATAATCGTTGTTGAAATCAGGAGCAGTCGGCACGTCCGACAAGGGTAATTCCGTACGTTCATAGTCGCCAAAAACTCCCAAGACTACGTTTTGCTTCCTGCCCGCATAAACTTCATAATTCGTCCTTACAATAGGGTATTCGGAGATATTCGCTTTCAAACGAAACTTTGTCCGGCGACCAAGAACATTGTTCGCCGTCCACCGAACTATTAATCCTATATCTTCATCATTGTCATAATGTAGAGCAATTCCAAAATTTGAAGACGATCTTTCATGTAATTCTATTCTGATCAGAACATTGTTTGGTGGGCTATGAGGTTCCAGCTCGTAGGTTATCAACTCATAAAATCGAGTTCCATATAGGAGCCTAATCCGTTCCTGTAAGTCCTTCAAACTGACTTTCCGGCCTTTCTTAAGATTGAGTTTGGAGAGCACAAAGCTTTCGTTCACTTGTTTCGTCCCTGTCACTTTTATTGCCGCAACCCTTATCGTATCCACTGGATCCAACACATTGACCTTCGTAGACGGGTATTTCCTTAGGCTATCCGCCAGTTCCTGTAGCTTGGGCAGATATTGCTTCACGGATTCTCTTCCGTATTCAATAATCGAATCGGCCTGAAAAAAGTCCGCTGAGTTTAACCCTTTCAAATCATGTTTGATGTACAGGTTAGAGGCTTTTACTTCTTCCGGAAAATTGTCACGGTTTTTAAAAGTGGAACACTGATAAAGGATCGCTGCAAAAGTTCGAAGGTCTTCTTTCGTTTTGTACATTCCAGCCACATCCGAAGAAATAATAATATCGGCGCCCATGGGCTTAAGGTTCAAAGCGGGAAGATTCCTAACCATTCCGCCGTCAGCTAACAACCTATCGCCGACTGTAACGGGAGTAAAAACTGTAGGGACGGCCATACTCGCCCTGACATTCTTGGCCAAATTTCCCGACTTAAGTACCGCTTCTTTTCCTGTCAAGATATCGGTTGCCACACACGCAAAACCTCTTGGAAA
It includes:
- a CDS encoding TonB family protein, producing the protein MEAKKNPKYDIHEKRPVFLGLGLCLSITMCITAFNWKDYGDREIVDPVFQPSIPEQIEIIDNTFQEKKPPAPIKFPKIEVVPDEQEIIEVPIEIDPTIEDPEESIEEPDWIEEPVEPSENLVHIVVESYPEFPGGINKFYKYVSNKLKYPSQARRQHVEGKVYIQFIVERDGSLTDIKVAKGIGGGCDDEAIRVLKSSPRWQPGKQRGRPVRVRMIIPIVFKLN
- a CDS encoding energy transducer TonB, which produces METKKNPQYDVNGQRPFFLSLGLCLSLMFCITAFNWKDYGEKDLPTVTLEASMEDDEIIENTVIEKKQKPPQPIQQPKIEIVSEEEELPEIEVDFEVDFEEDDVVEEVEFVDEGDEEAEEAPFDIVEHQADFPGGIGKFYKFVKKNLKYPSQARRMGTEGKVYIQFVVERDGSLTNIKVMKPIGGGCDEEAIRVLKSSPRWNPGKQRGRPVRVRRVIPIVFKLS
- a CDS encoding energy transducer TonB: MKSLRFLLPILLFVPFFACTEENEQMSVDAKADPAVDVEINQKETPEEKFIAQPDSVFSMVQHQPVFEDGGLKGFYKVLSEKLEYPDDGRRNGIEGRVYISFVVEKDGSISDLQVVKSIGEEFTKATIVAVKEVGGGWIPGTINGKKVRTRMVVPVVFKLS
- the argG gene encoding argininosuccinate synthase; its protein translation is MATPKKVVLAFSGGLDTSFCVKHLQEKGYEVLSAIVNTGGFDEAELKTIEEKAYKLGVNHHVALDETQNFYDNCVKYLIFGNVLKNNTYPLSVSAERVFQAKAIVDYANSVQADAIAHGSTGAGNDQVRFDLVFQIMAPNTEIITPIRDMQLSRQAEIDYLKEKGVEQDWSKAQYSINKGLWGTSVGGAETLTSHLTLPEDAYPSPLKKETPESITIEFENGEPVGLNGEKFASSVDVIQQLEKIASEFAVGRDVHVGDTIIGIKGRVGFEAAAPLILVKAHHLLEKHTLSKWQQHHKQTLSDWYGMALHEGQFFEPLMRDIENFLTSTQATVTGTVEVKLLPYRFEVVGIKSEFDLMNSEFGDYGEMNNAWSGEDVKGFTKILANPMKIWMATQKKANPTVTEA
- a CDS encoding M20 family metallo-hydrolase — protein: METTSPDIVALRDKAVGLLEKLLATPSLSRSEDKTAPILKEFLESEGFEYKTKGNNVWAESENHLPGAPVILLNSHHDTVKPATDWTKEPFAATYEGEKLYGLGSNDAGASLVSLATVFATLAKSETTLPYKLIFASTAEEEISGPNGVASVLPELPTPDLGIVGEPTKCQMAVAEKGLIVIDATAEGVAGHAAREEGINAIYKAMTDIEWLATYTFPKMSETLGPVKVSVTQIEAGSQHNVVPDRCSFVIDVRTTDRYTNEEIVEIIDQNTRSVIKPRSCRLNSSGLPADHPAVLKAEAMGLERFGSPTLSDQALMSFPTVKIGPGDSARSHTADEYILVSEIEQGIRTYLELLDGLKL
- the argH gene encoding argininosuccinate lyase, whose product is MKLWSKGFDIDKRIETFTVGNDRKLDHKIAWFDVAGSLAHITMLESVGLLPAEDLKALKSEMGKILSEIESGEFKIGESFEDVHSYVEYVLTERVGEAGKKIHSGRSRNDQVLVDIHLYLRHEIQEIMESASALIDKLSSLSEKFKNHLLPGYTHLQVAMPSSFGLWFGAYAESLVDDLYLFEAAYKVADQNPLGSAAGYGSSFPLNRTMTTELLGFSDMKYNVVAAQMSRGKSERALSMAMATMGQTLSKMAMDVCLYMSQNFGFISFPDELTTGSSIMPHKKNPDVFELIRGKCNQLQALPVELGYIISNLPSGYHRDLQLLKETLFPGIDRLKDCLDILTFMIDKAVITENILEDEKYKYVFSVEELNKVVLGGMPFREAYKKIGKDIAEGNFKPATEVRHTHEGSVGNLCTENILKKKSKILEEMDFAKADKALKTLTQI